Within Buteo buteo chromosome 10, bButBut1.hap1.1, whole genome shotgun sequence, the genomic segment gggagggcAGCTCTCCGGGACCCTGCGCGAGCCTGACCTTGGTATGTGGGACCTGTTGGCCATCACGAACCTCTCCGCTTGTTGCACCAGACCTTGGGGTTCGCTGGTGTGCAGTGTCTGACACTGGTTCAACTCCTTCTTTTTATCCTTCTGTTTTGCTGGTTCAGTCCTTCCCCTCCAGTCTCCAGCCTCTCCCCCGCTTTTAGTGTCTTCTTTCCGTCTTCAGTTCTCATTAGAATCCACCTTTATCAGATGCTTTCCCATGCTTTGCTTGGACTTTCTTTGATGCACGcgcctttcccttctcccaccatAGACCCAGCAGAGAATTTGTGATGAAGTGCAACTTCTGCCAGCATGTGGGGCCAGACATTGGTCCTTATTTATTCTAGCTGTGGACCGGCAGTGTAATTTGGGGGTGTGTGGAAACATTACAGCCTTCTGTTCTATCTGCAGTTCAAAAGGGGCATATTGTATCGCTCTGGGGAGTGCAAACCCTTCCCCCAGGCTTTAGATTTCCCCCCTGGGATGCTGCAAAGCAGCCTGATTCTGCTGGGGACTGGCATCCCCTGCTTAAAACACCTGGGGAAAAGCACGCTGCTGTGATGCCGCCACACCAACCCTTGCAGCACCGGGAGGATTGGAAGTCCTCGGGCAGCAGGACGGAGCTGACGAATTTGCCGTGCATTACGGCGTCTGTCCTGTCCCTCTCGCTCTCCCTATCTGCGTACCCCCCCCCGCCGGTGGTTACTCAGCAGGCTCCACACGTCGGTGGAAATGagcctgttttttcctgttatcGAGGAAGCAGTTATGACTGTGATGCTCGAGGACAAGCCTGGGCCTcccactcccccctcccctaaCAGCACAAAAGAAACCTACCTAAGCCGTTATCTTCACCGGGCGCTGCCAGAGCAGTTTTGGTTGGCTGGAGGCTGGAGCGATGCTGGGTCCCCCTCCCAGCTCTCCCGCCTCCCACCCGATATAAAGCCCGGCTCCTCGCCGCTTTTCCAGCCGATGGCACACGACCGTGGGCGCAGGTGGTGCCACAGCTGCCTGTTGCACATCCCCGCCACCACCGTAAGGACCCGATGAGTTGCTGGATGCCTGGGTGCCCAGCTCTCAGCATGTGCCGGGGCTTAGCTGCGCTCCCCATCACTTGCCTGGAAAGGTAAGAGGCTTCGCCACGCCACAGCTCTGGGATGCGGAGGGTTAGCTGGAAAAGATGCACCTAACTTCGGAACGGCTGGGCCGGCCTCTGATGTTTCGGTACAAAGTGGGGTGCAGACCGCAAGGAAACGCACAGCGAAGGATGGCCCGAGTGATTTTATTTTGGCTGCGGCCGTTCTGCTCCCCGGGAGGGCAACACAGAGGTAAAAcatgcagagggagaggaggcggGACAGGGCTGCCCTGCGTGTGTGTGGGCATACAAACACACGAGCCTTGTTTCTCTGGCTCCGTCTCTGCTGCAAGTTGACAGCAGCAGGACTATTTTTGTCAACACGGTTAAAACGTTAAGTAAGTGACACGTTGCTCCTCCTGCCAAACATGGCTACAAAGCCCCACGTTTGCCGGCTTGACATTTAAACACTTATTTTTGTACGAGCGCCTTGGGATGCCTGaatgagcagcagcacacaAATAGCAGCGGGGCCGCGCGTCGCCTCGGGTGGACCCCGGGGAGAGGAGCCGATttagcagcagctcctgccgtATTGCCGCAGAGACCTCCCGGCGGGGAGGTGCCTCCGTGCCACCGCCGCAGAGCCACGGTGACGGGCAGTGGCATCCCAGGCTCTCGCAGAGGGTCTCTGGCACGGGAGCATCGTGCCGCCACCGGGCTCGCTGGGTCTCGAAGGCATGGGGTAGGTGGATGGTGCCGCTGGGGAGCGCAGCCATCGCCACGGCGTGGTGGTAGGCTCCTGGTGGCTCGGGGgtaccccccaaaaaagcaggGGGGCgtcagccctgctgcagcagcctcgCAGCAGGGAGACGCTCCCGCTCCGCTGAGCAGAAAGCAATCGCTGTGTTTTTCCAGGGCTTTGAGAGCGGCGTAGCGCTGCTGCGAGAGGGGGACGGGGAAAGGAGGCAGGTTAGCTCCAGGGAGCTGGGTTGGGGGGGCCTGCGGGGGCTTCAGCTGGGCgctcagcagctgctttgctaCCTGCCCCAGAGGAAAAAGCTCACCGAGCTTTATAAATGCATGCGGCGCTACCTGGGAAGCGAGCAGGAGGAAACATTTCCCCTGGGCTTAATGCACTGCTGAGCGTGGTTGCCAGggagcagaaaaagcaattgGGGGAGCATTTATTTCATACAGCAGAAGGCAAATAAGCAGCTGAAGCTGAGGAGCAAGGGCTGTCCCTCCGAGCTGTGTCGGGTCTGTGGGGTGCAGCTCCTGCGAGGTGCgtgggggggtggtggcagCAGTCCGGTGGTCCAGCAATCAATCCCAcctcccccttcttcccttccagaGCCAAGGATCTGAAGACCCGCTTAGGGATCCTGCTTCATAAACCAGAGCTGGGACACAGGATCGGGACTTCCAGcaagctgcagctgggctcCAGGCGGAGGTAAGCCAAGCAGTGCCTTGTCCCACGTTCAGCCCAGGACAGGTCCCCGTGGACCAGCCTGTCCTGGGGGATGCTCCTGCCCATCTGCACAGCGGAGAGGACAGAACGCAGCTCACCCTCCCCGTGGTCCCACCCCGACAGGCAGGGAAGGCGGATCACTTCCCAGCTCCACCAGTTATAAAATCAGATGGGGGAAATGATGCTCTGGCATTAGGCACAAGAGAGCAGGGCCTTAGTGATAGGCAAGAAACCCAGAGGGCTCCCGCAGTTCCTGGTGTCTCAGCTCAGTGCCTGGGACCCCTGGGGAATGCAGGCGgcattgaaaacaaaatactaaaTATCGCTGCTGAAGGCAGGGTGTCTTCTTGCAGAGGAGGTTCTGCTGGGCTTGTACCAGCAGAAAAGGGCTCTTCTGAGTATCCTCTAGAGAGCCTACCTGGCCAAAGCTGCACTATGGAGCTGAGGTCTGATGAGCCATCAGGGAAGgtaaaagaaagggagaaaggaaagggagccCACAGGTAATGGATACTGGGGTCTCGCTTTCATTTCCTACCGAGTGCCGCTGCCTCCCTTCTTGCACTGTCTCTCATCAACGGGGCCGCTCGACTGAAGTGCTCCCATCCTTTGCCGCTGGGCAGGAGAATTGTTCTCGGTGGGATGGCGAGCCTTACTCCCTTTTGTCTTTTCCAGAGACTCCTCACGGGAGGTACTTGAATGGAGGGAGTCCTTCGACCAGCTCctgaagagtaaaagtgagtaggatcttgttttcttctcttagtGAGAATGCGTGGGATGAGCATGCTTGGATGAGCAAGGGGGTGACTGTGCACCTGCAGCCAGTGTACGAGGAAATCTTGTCTCCTCCTCAGATGAGATGGTTTAGGATTTAGAAAGAGGCCCCTTTCCTGCCCTGACAGAGCTGATGCACGGGACGATTGCCTGGCTCGCAAAGCTGTACCCATTTCTTCTGGCTGGGTGTTTTTTGGGGGACACAAGCACTGTCTCGCAATGCCTTGCTGCTGCCTCAGGAGAGGAGCATCCTCATGGGCATCCCGTGTGCAGCAGTCCATCGGGGGAACGTCATGCCATGCCGTGACCGTCCCCTTCTCTGCACTCGGGAGAAGGCAGCGTGTCTGCTCTCCGTGCTCTTTGCACAGCAACGCAGCCACCTTCCCAGGGGCTTTTGTTGCTCAGAAAACTGCATTGCTGCCCTTTGTCTGTCCTGGGCCTCTGGGGATGGCTTTTCCACAGGGAGAAGGAATTCAGCAGCTTTACTGAGTTACACTAgccattttcctctctgataTTTGCTATGCGTATGGTGATGAGCAGGGTTCCTGTAAGGTGCTGCCTCCCTAGCCTCCATGCAGATGGTACCTCTGACCCAGAGAAGGGACCTCTTTTTGAGTCCCACATGTAATCTCTTCCTTACGCTGGGCTTTACAGCAGGCACACAATGTTAGAAGTGCcaaattttaatacaaaattaggTGCCCATCTTAAAAGCTATTCCACAGCAAGAGAAAATCCTTCCATAGTGCTAGTTTGGGCctaagtgtatttttttttccagccttcctCACGTGTTGTGATAGCTAACAAGCATCTCTGGCTTTGTAACTTAATGCATGCCCCCAGTCTGGCTCTGAAATCCTTGCTGCAATTACTCTCCCATACTCCTCAGCATCTCATTCTCCCTAGATCtcagctgagaaataaaaataaagccatcGCTGCTCGGTTCCTGCAGGCATACTGATACGTCAGTGGATTTCTCCTTAGGTAGAATTAGCCCTTTTCCaaagctgtaaagaaaataCTCTGAAGCCTCATTACAGAAAGGTCagataaataaaacagaggATTACTTGTCTGTGGGAAAGGATTTTATTGGAGTCTAGAGGCCAATTAGCAGCGTCTCAGAGGGTGGAATTTGCCTGGAGGGAAAGGAAATCTGCATATGTCATGGTCTGAGCTCCCAGGGCGATGCTCACCCGGCAGCACTGCGTCTGGCAGTggtcctcctcttctcccccttcTGCCCCATTAACtgttcttctctcccctccccaggtgGGGTGACAGCCTTCCACACCTTCCTGAAGACGGAGTTCAGCGAGGAGAACCTTGACTTCTGGCTGGCGTGCGAGGACTTCAAAAAGACCCGGTCGAAAACCAAGCTGGCCTCCAAGGCAAACAGGATCTTCGAGGAGTTTGTCCAAAATGAGGCGCCCAGGGAGGTGAGAGCATTTTCTGCCTCTGTCCTGTGGCATCAAACAGGGtgggaaaggaataaaatatcCTGGTGGGTTTTATTAAAGTGCTCTCACCTCAGTGGGAAGATATGTTCTTGCTCATGAGAGCTTTCATTTCTAACATCGCGTGGTCTACCAACATGAAGGGTTATAAAGGCTTGTGAGCATCTTCACCCTCATCTGAAGATGGAGAAAACAGTTTTCGCCCCCATGGGAGGGGAGTTAACGCCAAGTTAATGTTTGTGGACACTGCTTCCTTGCAGGTGAATATCGACCACGAAACCAGGGAGATCACCCGTAAGAACCTCTCGGGTGCCACCTCCGCTTGCTTCAACGAAGCCCAGGCCAAGACCCGCACTTTGATGGAGAAGGACTCCTACCCCCGGTTCCTGAAGTCCGCCTCCTACCAGGACATGACCAAGCAGGCCACCAGCTGTGGCATGAGCAAGCGGTCGCATACCTGACCCCAGCCCGAATTCACCGCGGGGGGACCAGCCGGCGGACCAGGCGGAGGTTGGGAGACGGTTTGCGAGGGCTGAGGTCCGCACGGTGGGGTTTCGGCTGAAGTCCTGGCATTTTTGCAGGATCCCCAGGACCTCAAGCGCTTCCTGCTTCCCACCGCGCTGCTGGGAAGAGAGGTCCTCCCTCCCCGGAGGAGTGGAACGGGTGGGAACCCGATGCCTCCCCTTGCAGCATGGCCAGAGACCTGCACCACCACAGGGACAGAAAGAAATCGGATTTGACTGGCAAGCCCGGGAAAAAGAGACCGGATTCCCCTGAGCATCTGTAACCAGAGAGGTCCCCCCTGCTCTCGGGACCCTGCCTCTGACCTGCAGTATCAGGAGCCTGCAATTCCCGCAGTGCCCAGGGCAACCGCCCCAGACCTGCCCGCAGGGCTTTGCCTATGAGGGAATGGCCAGAACAGAAGTCCAAAGACTACGTGGCATTTTCAGCTGGAGGGACCCTGCGCCTGCCTTCTCCTGATCCTAAGATCCTTCTTCTGCCGTTTCCTACGCATGCTCTGTATCAAAGCTTTATGCCTTCTTCCAGTAGAGCATATCCCTAGCAGTGACATTTTTATCCCTCGCTTAAGCTACATGACCTTTAGATTGCACATAATCTTAGGTCACATGCAtaaatttttattactattattgttatttattttatcattattattattattttatatatatatttattagaAGAGCACTGCTGAAAGCATACACACATCCCTTGCTCTGAGGAGcttgtaaattaaattattttagatattGTAGCACCTAGCATGCCTCCCACCTTTTCCGTATGATAACTTAAGAGAGAGAATCAGACAGATCTGTAACATGACCATGGAGCAAGGTACGcgaacagcagcagcaagagctgcagTCCGGCAAGGGCTGCTAGAGGGGTCTAAGATGGCAGGTTTCCCCGTGAGCTCGGAGGACCATTGATGACAGTAAAAGGATGCTTTGCAGTCCGAgctgtttcctttctccccttgTAGATGTGGATGGCATCTCGGCACATAGACTAGCAGCTTGTCCTAGACAGAGAATAGCGACGTAAAACAGGCACTTTGGTGAGTGATCCTATTGAAACcttatttttttacatgtgaGAGAGAAAACCTGGGGCTTTCCCCTGGTTTAAAATTGGGCATGATGTTCCCTTGGCCAGTGAGACCAATCTGCAGCCACAGCGCTTTTCCAGAAAGCCGGGGAGCCAAGCGAAACAGCGATGCGCGCTGTGAATTCAGCGTCCTGGGGGAGGGCGGCAGGACATTTCCTCAGCTCAGACCTGTGGGGCGAGCTGTTCAGAAAGCCTCTCTGAGCAGGGATTTCTGGGTCCCACAGCCACCCTAGAAAGCTGTGGGTCCCATTTGGCAGCATCGGTGCCAGCAGCCGCACGGTGGGTGATGGAGAGCCCGTGGATGTCCTGTGCTGGGTCACGGGGAATGtcccactgtcctggtttcagcatCGTTTCCTACTGAGACAGCCTGGGGCTGCCACACGTGCCTCTGTTCATCCCTAAAGACCAAACCCTGAGGTCCGTATCCCGCTGGTACTCACTCCCTGCCAAGGGAACCATCTTTTGCCCTCCTGAGCATTAGCTGGAGCACAGGATCGCTCGGGCTTTACACGGCTGTTTGAGCAGAGCAAGGGACCGAGGACCAGTTTGGGGACATTATTCGGAGTCCTCTGCCACTTTCCCCATCCTGGTTCTACCTCCGAGCCTCAGTGGGTCCCACCTGCATTTACAGGGAGATTTTAGCTGCTTTcttatttattgtttatttttacaactGGAACCACCTTCGTTGTGTTACTGAAGTGAACAACACACAATGGTCCGTTTTCATTACTAACATAATAttgtaattataaaataaaatgtaaagagAAGAATACTGTGACAACATGGGTTTTTGGTTGTGGgctttcaattaatttttacattCTAATTTTGGATGACTTGCAAAGCATACTAAAGCAAGCTGCTTATGTTGGATGGCTCAAGGGCATTTACAGTCACTTTAAAAGTTGCAATGtcaggaacagaaaaggaagggaaagactTGTAAAAAGTAAAGCTTCATGGTATTTGGCTTATTGAAGAGAACAGTTCACAGCAAGAATGAAAGCAGAAGTTAAGTTTTGAATATATTAATTGTCAGGGTGTTTGGTGTTGTTTGTATTGCTCACCATTTACTGAGCACTTTACAGGACGGCAGTTCCCAATACCTATTTAATATCAGTAAGACACCATTGTCTTAAAAGCACGGGAGGATTCATGTGAGGGCTGCTGTTTGTGAAAACTGCTTTTGGATTGCTGCCATCaataatatttgatttttatcaaTAACTCAGCTGATGACTGAATTCATTTACGAGGGAGAAAGTATCTGGTATAAGCAGGGTTattagaaaacatctcacctcTTTGCAGCATGTGCTGTCTCTGAGGTCTGAGCAGTCCCCCGTGTCCCTGCGGGATGCTTTGGGAAGGCAGAGGATGGTGCGGGGTGTGTGCACCTCCGGGCACCGCAGGAGCGCTGGAGGGCTGCCTGCGGCACAAGCCGTGCAGGGAGGGGAACATCCAAGTG encodes:
- the RGS16 gene encoding regulator of G-protein signaling 16 isoform X1, translating into MSCWMPGCPALSMCRGLAALPITCLERAKDLKTRLGILLHKPELGHRIGTSSKLQLGSRRRDSSREVLEWRESFDQLLKSKSGVTAFHTFLKTEFSEENLDFWLACEDFKKTRSKTKLASKANRIFEEFVQNEAPREVNIDHETREITRKNLSGATSACFNEAQAKTRTLMEKDSYPRFLKSASYQDMTKQATSCGMSKRSHT
- the RGS16 gene encoding regulator of G-protein signaling 16 isoform X2 encodes the protein MGAKDLKTRLGILLHKPELGHRIGTSSKLQLGSRRRDSSREVLEWRESFDQLLKSKSGVTAFHTFLKTEFSEENLDFWLACEDFKKTRSKTKLASKANRIFEEFVQNEAPREVNIDHETREITRKNLSGATSACFNEAQAKTRTLMEKDSYPRFLKSASYQDMTKQATSCGMSKRSHT